Proteins found in one Nitrosopumilus maritimus SCM1 genomic segment:
- the thiC gene encoding phosphomethylpyrimidine synthase ThiC: MATQMTAARRGVATDEMKQVAKDEDVTLDWLIPKIAKGSIIIPSNNCRPQKIHNVGIGKGLKTKVNVNIGTSTLNVNLEEEIEKAKVAVKYHADTMMDLSDGGDVKHIRKTLLETAPITFGTVPIYEAYNYGVEVHKNPLNLTEDDYLNAFENNAKDGVDYTTIHCGITKDIAKRILKVQRYGGVVSKGGTITAAWMLKHDKENPYLTHYDYLVEMAKKYDVTFSLGDALRPGSILDSHDELQVQEMINISQLTKRAHEQDVQVMVEGPGHVPLNEVAANVRLAKSLIGDVPYYVLGPLVTDVASGHDHIASAIGAAVSASEGVDLLCYLTPSEHLALPNAEEVKAGLIAYRIAAHAGDLVKIRDKAIKWDMEMTEARRTLDWEKQLALSIDPEEAAKIHSRTGQHPGNNVPCTMCGGACVYMMLPQQKKYEKENENLQQIE, from the coding sequence ATGGCAACTCAAATGACTGCAGCAAGACGCGGTGTTGCAACTGATGAGATGAAACAAGTTGCAAAAGATGAGGATGTTACTCTTGATTGGTTAATCCCAAAAATTGCAAAGGGCTCTATAATTATTCCAAGTAATAACTGTAGACCTCAAAAAATTCATAATGTTGGAATTGGTAAGGGTTTGAAAACCAAAGTAAACGTAAACATTGGAACTTCTACATTAAACGTAAATCTAGAAGAAGAGATTGAAAAAGCAAAAGTTGCTGTAAAATATCATGCAGATACTATGATGGATCTTAGTGATGGCGGTGATGTAAAACACATAAGAAAAACTCTGTTAGAAACTGCTCCAATTACTTTTGGCACTGTTCCAATTTATGAAGCATACAACTATGGTGTTGAAGTACACAAAAACCCATTGAATTTAACTGAAGATGATTATCTAAACGCATTTGAAAACAATGCTAAAGATGGCGTTGATTATACTACAATTCACTGTGGAATTACAAAAGACATTGCAAAAAGAATTCTAAAGGTTCAGAGATATGGTGGTGTTGTCAGTAAAGGAGGCACCATAACTGCCGCATGGATGTTAAAACATGACAAAGAAAATCCCTACTTGACTCATTATGATTATCTTGTGGAGATGGCAAAAAAATATGATGTGACTTTTAGCCTTGGAGATGCTCTTAGGCCAGGCTCAATTTTGGACTCTCATGATGAATTACAAGTTCAAGAAATGATTAACATCTCTCAGCTAACAAAACGTGCACATGAACAAGATGTTCAAGTGATGGTTGAAGGTCCAGGCCATGTACCATTAAACGAAGTTGCAGCAAATGTTAGACTGGCAAAGTCTTTGATTGGAGATGTTCCATATTATGTTCTAGGACCTTTAGTAACAGATGTTGCATCTGGACATGATCATATTGCAAGTGCAATTGGTGCCGCTGTATCTGCAAGTGAAGGTGTTGATCTTTTGTGTTATCTTACTCCTTCAGAACATCTTGCATTACCAAACGCTGAAGAAGTAAAGGCTGGATTAATTGCATATCGAATTGCAGCACATGCAGGTGATCTTGTAAAAATTCGTGATAAAGCGATCAAATGGGATATGGAGATGACTGAAGCTCGACGTACACTAGATTGGGAAAAACAACTTGCATTGTCTATTGATCCTGAAGAAGCTGCTAAAATTCACAGTAGAACAGGCCAACACCCTGGCAATAATGTTCCTTGTACTATGTGCGGAGGTGCATGTGTTTACATGATGTTGCCTCAACAAAAAAAATACGAGAAAGAAAACGAAAACCTACAACAAATTGAATAA
- a CDS encoding NUDIX domain-containing protein, which yields MRSTKIVTSFIKDNEKLLILKRSADVKTMKGLWAGISGIIEKNEEPLKRAKIEIFEEVGITEDEITLLKSAEEMRVNSPQYQNHEWKIFPFLFEAKNPTIKLNWENSDFKWINVEELKNYETVPSLDKVLFNLL from the coding sequence ATGCGCTCAACAAAGATAGTTACTTCTTTTATCAAAGATAATGAAAAATTATTAATTCTAAAACGAAGTGCTGACGTCAAAACCATGAAAGGTTTGTGGGCAGGCATAAGCGGAATTATAGAAAAAAATGAAGAGCCACTCAAAAGAGCAAAAATCGAGATATTTGAAGAGGTTGGAATTACAGAAGATGAAATAACTTTACTAAAATCAGCTGAAGAGATGAGAGTTAATTCACCACAATATCAAAATCATGAATGGAAGATTTTTCCATTTTTATTTGAAGCAAAAAACCCAACCATCAAACTCAATTGGGAAAATTCTGATTTTAAATGGATTAATGTTGAGGAATTAAAAAATTATGAAACAGTTCCTAGTCTTGACAAAGTATTATTCAATTTGTTGTAG